From one Triticum aestivum cultivar Chinese Spring chromosome 4B, IWGSC CS RefSeq v2.1, whole genome shotgun sequence genomic stretch:
- the LOC123092685 gene encoding uncharacterized protein, producing the protein MVLYTINSHAQIQDLQAHSDELGHSNNPMLVKLVSLESVRIARESYALLRPLIMDVMFWPCPEMEILLVVAGLSLEIQMLERDVLPKLMVQEAKLERGALQALLLMKNSAIALSHLRKCFKLALGVLAEEDLVSPRVEKLSIMLEDTAVHVLEGNCNMLQESVPLLVQQVTHVLETPVCFSDPDEWKSDDE; encoded by the coding sequence ATGGTGCTCTACACAATCAACTCCCATGCCCAAATCCAAGACCTGCAGGCCCACTCCGATGAGCTGGGCCACTCCAATAATCCCATGCTTGTGAAGCTTGTCTCTCTGGAGTCGGTGCGCATAGCGCGCGAGTCGTATGCACTCCTCCGCCCGCTGATCATGGACGTGATGTTCTGGCCATGCCCGGAGATGGAAATCCTCTTGGTCGTGGCAGGCTTGTCGCTGGAAATCCAAATGCTCGAGCGTGATGTGTTACCCAAGCTCATGGTTCAGGAGGCCAAGCTGGAACGGGGCGCCCTGCAAGCCCTCCTACTCATGAAGAACTCAGCAATTGCGCTCTCACATCTGAGGAAGTGCTTTAAGTTAGCCTTGGGCGTATTGGCCGAGGAGGATCTGGTCTCACCCCGAGTCGAAAAGCTGAGCATAATGCTAGAGGATACTGCTGTTCATGTACTTGAAGGTAATTGCAACATGCTTCAGGAGTCTGTCCCGTTGCTGGTCCAGCAGGTCACCCATGTGTTGGAGACCCCGGTTTGTTTCTCTGATCCTGATGAGTGGAAGAGTGATGATGAGTAG